Within the Meriones unguiculatus strain TT.TT164.6M chromosome 2, Bangor_MerUng_6.1, whole genome shotgun sequence genome, the region CTGCAGCCAGAACCTAAAAGCATGACTCTCATTCAGAGTAGAGGCAAAAAAAGACATTAATGTTAAACCAGCTTTCTGAGTTTACGCAGGTGATGACAGAAATATAACAccctttgttttcctttcagatctccaactaaggacatgGATTCTGAAGAGAAGGAAATTGTGGTTTGGGTTTGCCAGGATGAGAAGATTGTCTGTGGATTAACTAAACGCACCACTTCCACCGATGTCATCCAGGCTTTGCTGGAGGAGCATGAGGCTACATTTGGAGAGAAGCGATTTCTTTTGGGCAAAGCCAGCGACTACTGCATTGTTGAAAAGTGGAGGGGCTCAGAGCGGGCCCTGCCTCCGCTGACGAGGATCCTGAAGCTGTGGAAGGCCTGGGGAGATGAGCAGCCCAACATGCAGTTTGTTTTGGTTAAAACAGATGCCTTTCTCCCGGTTCCTCTGTGGCGGACAGCTGAAACCAAACCAGTGCAAAATAGTGACAAGCCTTGGGAGCTCAGCCCAGCAAATTACATGAAAACTTTACCACCGGATAAGCAAAAACGAATAGTCAAGAAAACCTTCCGGAAACTGGCTAAAATTAAGCAGGACACAGTTTCTTATGATCGAGACAATATGGAGAGTTTAGTTCATCTGATTATTTCTCAGGACCACACTATTCACCAGCAAGTGCAACGAATGAAAGAGTTAGATATGGAAATCGAAAAATGTGAAGCTAAGATCCACTTGGACCGGCTCGGGAATGATGGGGACAATTACGTTCAGGAGGCATACTTAATGCCCAGGTTCAGTGAAAATGAGCAAAAGCTGGACTTGCAGTCTGAGGACAGCGAGACTCTAGAGGACCTGAACGACAGTGAGGGGGTGGCACAGCTAGAGGAACGGCTACAGTACTACAGAGCCCTCATTGACAAGCTGTCTGCTGAGATTGAGAGAGAGGTGAAGAGCACGGGCATTGCCGGAATTGAAGACCCACAGGGCGCAACGGCCTGTGAGTTGGAAAACTCCGATTTAGAAAGCATAAAGTGCGATTTGGAGAAAAGTATGAAAGCTGGTTTGAAAATCCACTCTCACTTGAGTGGCATCCAGAAAGAGATTAAATACAGTGACTCGTTGCTTCAGATGAAAGAAAGGGAATACCAACTCCTAGCCAAGGAGTTCAGTTCCCTTCACGTTAGCCACAAAGATGGATGCCAGCTAAAAGAAAACGGAGGACAGGAAAATGAGGCTCCCAGCAGCAATGGGGAGATCCCTCCATTAACTCAAAGGGTGTCCAACACATACCCAAATGACACAGATTCAGACACTGGCATCAGTTCCAACCACAGTCAGGACTCTGAAACGACTATGGGCGATGTACTGCTCTTGTCAACCTAACTCGCGCGGCTTCCTTCTAAGCAGCAATGGTGTTTGGTGTGATTTCCCAAGGAACTCTCCTCCGCGCATAACTCTGTGAACGTGTAAACAGTGCTGATTGGGTAGCTAATAAAAACTAGTGGACAGCTCTAGCACCATTACTTGTTTTCATATAGTATTTCCAGTTTGGATTTATTATAGGTTCAAGCAAAAATCTGTGTATTAGGAATGTATTAGGTATTAGCTTAGGGTTACGCAGCACCCAAACCTTCTCATGGGAATTGATTGATAATGCCTCCACAGCTTTAACGAGACATGAATGATATGAACTTAAAAACAGTTCTCAACAACTTTGTTCATCAGACTTTCATACAGCAAGCATGAGAAAGTAAAAATGAACACGAGTTTCTCATTTTTGACAATATTTTATCGTTAGAATGTGTTAAGTCTGTGAAGTGCAGGTCCGATCctgacatatacatatatatgtcaaaTACGAATTAACTCAAATTTTGCGTTTTCAATAGTTAGGCTGTAAAATATACTGTCTATGTCTCTTCCTGACCTCTGTCTGTTTAAGTCTAAGAGACAGGAAGCTGTTGGGACATGTGTAATTTCTGACAGTCGATCAGCTTGGGTGCAGATGAAGCAAAGTCAAGTGTTACACACAatcagcttttttaaaatttcttagcaGGTCTAACATGATCACGAACTATGGATAAGCTTTTACTATGTGCTCCTTAGATTCTCTAATTAAGTCAATGCTGTGTGCAGGTTCATTATTTCGGAAGGAATAGTATAGGCTAGAGAAGAAAGcaattgtaattttatttattccttagCTGTGTAAGTTGAAGTGGAGTTTACGGTCCTTTATGTGGATATAtcagttttctcttctctgggaACACACAGAGTAGAACTGAAAGTTTATTCTGATATGCTGTAACCCATCTGTCAGAGAAATTTCTGGGTGCTTGCAACAGCTCAGTATTTTTAAGTTGTCCAAAGCACAAAGGAAATTCAAGAAATTGAATTCATTATTTGGATTCTGTCATCCCTGTCAATAATGATGCTATTTTCTTCGGTTTTGATATACATTTActctctcttctgccctcttgctagcttattttttcttttcttttttcacctaccttctctttctcccttcctttcagtAAAGGTGGGATGCCATCACAgccaaaaaattaaatttatcattttgCTATTTACTGAATATTGGTGTACTTAAATTTTCTTTAGTTGGCACATTTTACACATGTCAggacacataaagtaaaaattttgTTGATGTATTTATAGTATGTAGACGTTAGATAGCGTTCCTAGAATGTGTCTCTTTGATACAAAGTGGTACAACTTTTAACGGTTCTCCCTTTTAAAGTTTGAAAGGTTTTAAGACATTACAAGATTttaccagtttttttttctattttctttctttcttttttttgctttgaaGGTAAAACTTTTACTTTTGAAGGGCTTGTTACTGCGCATTTAGTTATGTAAGAAAGCAAAATGTTCCCCACTCATCTCAGAAATAAACAAGAGcacatttcttcttaaataatgACATatggaaattaaacaccagcatctaaaatgaacaacaaaggaaaaagaacactATATATATTAGattatatatgttaatatatctataacatattataaatatttgGCCAGGTTTTTTTTGGACTAAATGTCTTTAATTGCTCTTTCCAGctgttctttcttcctgctgcctttacCTGCTTCATTTATCTTTGGGAAGatatttatatttccatagaGTTTCATATCTGGAAAATACCCAGGTTACcatattttaaaaccaaaatat harbors:
- the Rassf9 gene encoding ras association domain-containing protein 9; translation: MAPFGRNLLKTRHKNRSPTKDMDSEEKEIVVWVCQDEKIVCGLTKRTTSTDVIQALLEEHEATFGEKRFLLGKASDYCIVEKWRGSERALPPLTRILKLWKAWGDEQPNMQFVLVKTDAFLPVPLWRTAETKPVQNSDKPWELSPANYMKTLPPDKQKRIVKKTFRKLAKIKQDTVSYDRDNMESLVHLIISQDHTIHQQVQRMKELDMEIEKCEAKIHLDRLGNDGDNYVQEAYLMPRFSENEQKLDLQSEDSETLEDLNDSEGVAQLEERLQYYRALIDKLSAEIEREVKSTGIAGIEDPQGATACELENSDLESIKCDLEKSMKAGLKIHSHLSGIQKEIKYSDSLLQMKEREYQLLAKEFSSLHVSHKDGCQLKENGGQENEAPSSNGEIPPLTQRVSNTYPNDTDSDTGISSNHSQDSETTMGDVLLLST